DNA from Peromyscus leucopus breed LL Stock chromosome 3, UCI_PerLeu_2.1, whole genome shotgun sequence:
TGCTCAGGAGGAGCGTCCATCTCCAGCTGCAGTCGAGATTTCTAGTGAACTGCACTTAACTTTTCCCCTCTCGAACTGTGGACTGTGTCTATCCAAGGTATCAtgcaagcatgctaggcaagtgttttatCACCGAGTTCCATCTCCAGGCCCCTTTCCAGGTGTTATCTTGAGACAAGGTCACGCTGAGTTACAGTCAGTCCTTGAACTCACGCTCTTCTTGTCTCACTCCCTAGTGCTGCCTTTCAGGTGTGTATCACCAGGCCCGGCTCAACCTTGGTTTTAAGAAATACGCCTATACATTAAATTACTCCCAATTAACCCTTCCATTCACATGAATAGGCCGTACTTTAAAAGTCTACAAAGTGTTGCCCCTTTCTAGGTGCCCACACGAATTAAGGAAATCTTTCTTGTTCCAAAGTCccatgggaaagaaagaagtgtgctTAATGTATGATTAAATAGGAGATATTAACGAACTGGAAAACCCCCAATTTCATCTTTCCAGTGTCAGAGTTCTTTAGGCATATACCAAGCAGTACTTGGAAAACTCTATGTAAACAGTAAAACTTTAAATCTCTTCATTACTGCAATATTCTTTGACCTTGAGTCAAAATCTTGTACATACGCTGTATTTAGGGAGCACATACCTCAATACCACTTTTCTTTAATAAACTTATGCCAATAGCATCTTTTACATCGTaagatattatttctttttggtCTCCTGATACATAAATGTGGCCATTGGTGAGACATCCATCAATATTGCAAACCAAAAGCTTTAtctctttcagtttctcttttccaAAATAGCCAAATCTGAAAGAAACCAAGACGACAGAACTCCTGAGCACAAATGCAACTCCCCCCGCGCTGACGTCTGGCCAAGGGCAGTGGACTCCCCCCGCACTGACGTCTGGCCGAGGGCAGTGGACTCCCCCCGCACTGACGTCTGGCCGAGGGCAGTGGACTCCCCCCGCACTGACGTCTGGCCGAGGGCAGTGGACTCCCCCCGCACTGACGTCTGGCCGAGGGCAGTGGACTCCCCCCGCACTGACGTCTGGCCGAGGGCAGTGGACTCCCCCCGCACTGACGTCTGGCCAAGGGCAGTGCAGCAGACAGCATCACTCTTCAAATCCACTTCACTGTGCACTTTGCAGACAGCACGGCAACTCGCCGCTTAGCCAAACCACACCACCCAGCTTGCAAAGGTGTCATCACAGGTGTGTTTTATAAGCACACCTTTCCCGTTGGAGGAAACTGAGTACAAAGACTATCTCAAATCAATGTCTACAAGGCTAGTTAAACACGCTAAAAATAGCACTGGGCCCTGGTCCATGGCTACCACaggcttttctccttcttttaccTTAAAACTCTTTGCTCTGCAATCGGCCAATCAATGTCCACGTCTATATCCACACTATGCTCAGCTCGCATTTCATAATATGCCATTTTTCCACCCTAAAGACAACAGAAATGCTGTGAGTGTTCTGATATTCACTTATGTATACGCAGCTTAGATCTGGGTTTGCATTattgagaaaacaaataatcctgTAAACCAGCAACACACCCACAGTGATTATTCTGAAAACAAAGTTCAAACCAACAAATGAGTTTTCAAATTCTGTCTACCATGCAATTTCCCTGTTTTCCTTTAAACAGACCTGTCTGGGGTGAAAGGCACCTCCTCAGCTCTGATCACAAGAGCTTTCTGAGGACGCCGAGAGCTGCTACTTTCCCTCTGCAAGGTGCCCTCTCATCATCTGACAGCAGGCTTTCAGTCTTTGGTCCCAGACCAGGGTTGGGGTGGGCACCTGCAGCTACTGCTGCAGACTGTCTCAGGTCCTGGGGTGCACGGTGCATGTCAGGGCTGAGGCCGTGCGTGCCTGGGGTACAGGGCAAGAGAGGGACCACTCCTCTGATGCTGTTTCAATGACTAGACCAATTACAGGGCGACTTCATTTCTAAAAACTGTTTTCACAAATCATGTTACAATGAGAAACACAATTTTCTTCACACATTTGGGAAGGACTAGACCACAGCTGTCCCCAGAAAAGAGCCAAGGGTGGCAGGGGAGTGGGGGTACCTGTGTGTGAAATCTAACCTGAACTCTAGACTGTAACTAGAAGGGTCAGACCTCTGTTTGCCTATGTACTGATATGAAGACTAGGGGGAAAAATCCTTTGTTTTCAGAATATGAATCACGGGAGAAATTTTAGAGTGGAGAGGTTTCCCTTTTGATGTTGGGAACTGGAACCAGTCCTGCACATGCTCAGAAGGCGGGCCACCATTGAACTACTCTTTCCCTCATgctgttcacatgtgtgtggatacacACGTGTGGGGCACATGAACCTGGATCACGCACATGTGAAGGGCTCAGGCTGACGTTGGGAGTCTCCCTTAACCACTTCCCACCTTATTCATTGGGACAGACCACCCTAACTAGCCAGCTTGCCCAGGGGATGCCCACACTCATCTTTtgaatactggaattacaggcggtCCCCATAACCACCAGGCACttggtggcttctggggatctgaactcaagtcctcacatgTGTGTCAAGTGCTTTACTCAGCGAGCCATTTCCCTGACCCCTCCTTCCCTCTAAGGGCCtggttgtgtgatattttgtgttcagacaaataaagcttgcctggagagagaggcagagcagccagccaccagagacttcttacctctatgaaatctcagactgaatgtgtggggatcctgtctctatgaatcctcagactgaacgGGCAaaatcctgtttccacctcccatgtgctgggattaaagctgtgtgcaccactgcctggcctctgtggttaactagtggctagctctgtcctctgatctccaggcaagcttcatttgtcagaacacaaacaaaataccacacaacaGGGCCTAAATCTCAACAGTATTGCTTCTGTcctgaattatttcatttatacaaatgtatttatttataaagatatggacatatgtctgtgcaccacatgcatacagtgtccaaggaggacagaagaaggtgctgaatctgccagaactggagttacagatggtcgtgagctgccatgtgggtgctgggaattgaacctgggtcctctggaagagcagccagcgctcctATCCTGAGCCAGCTCCTAATTACTCTATGTCCAGAGCTGCAGTTGTCACCTCTGCAAAGTGGGGCAGCAATGACAATGTTCCTCCTCAGCTATGCGGAGTGCTGTAGGTGACATGTAGCGTTTTCCACAGCCCACGGTAGGGGTGCTTGGCAGCGATATGAAAATGAACCAGTTTTCCAGGATGTGATGTAGCCATGCAGGCTCTAAGAATGAGAGACTGCCAGTCCTCTTATTTCAAAACAAGAGCAGCCAGCAAGCACACAGAACAATAGAGTCAaggtgacacacagagagacagaatttGGCCTTCCAGAAAACCAGGTCAATGCTCTCTCAGATCACTGAattggttgttttctgttttaaagtaGTAGAAATTATTTAACCATATACCCATAATCTAATTGTAACCTAATGTGGACCACAAACAACTGAGTGGGTTAATGAGAACAGGAAGACACTATCAGCTCTCAGCCCTTATCTCATTTTTATCTCAATATTCAACTAAACAGACTCCAAAGATATTTACTGTGAATTTGGAGGTAAAGCTGCAGAGCTAGCAGTCTGATTATACTCCACCTGTCTTCCAGAGATGATGGAGCCAAACTTCTCTCCATACCTTTCCTCTAGAGATGATGGAGCCAAACTTCTCTCCATACCTTTCCTCTAGAGATGGCGGACTCAAGCTTCTCTCCCTACCCTTCATCGAGAGATGATGTAGCCAAGCTTCTCTCCCTACCCTTCATCGAGAGATGATGTAGCCAAGCTTCTCTCCCAGAACTCCAAGCACAACACAGAGGGTTTGAAGAGTTgtataaaatgaatatacaaaCCTGTAAGTAACCCATCTCTATCAAATGTcttttagcaaaataaaatgagCCGTTTTCATATAACTCTCCATCCCAGTCTTGTCGCCGAGGCCGTTTAGCTGGATTCAAGTTCAGAGGCTCAGTCACTTCACGAACTAAAAGCAAAAGCTACAGTAGTCTACATTACTTAGAATAGACACTGTTCACTTAGTAAAGGCACAAATAAAAACCCCCTCAGAATGCATACATCTGTatctagagaaacaaaaggtacTACTTCTAGAGGGACAATTACTTGTATCTACTTTTAAACTGTTAATAtcagaaaaattatttcatgaaGGAATTCAGAGAAATTCAGGTTTAAGGTATTTCTACAAGTTCTGTGATTCTGGAGGGCATGCAGGCAACCTTCGAACAGCTCCCAAGGATTGGGACTTGTCATAAAATATCATTCCAAACTTGACCTCTTTAGTCTATTTCTTATTATTTCCAGCTGCAGAAATACAGTGTGTGCGCATTTATCTAACACGGTTAGAAAGTGCTTTCATAGAATTATCACAGAAAACTAAGGACTTTCCTATTAAATCACTGAaaggttttggctttttttgtttttgagtttcatgtaaccctggctggcctgaaattcccTACTTAGCTGAatatgaccttaaacttctgatgttcctggctctacttcctgagtgaCAGGATGACATGACAGTcatgtgccaacatgcccagTATTATGCAAGGCTGAtgtgaactcagggccttgtgcatgctaggcaagtatgaCCAACTGATCTACACTCTGAGCCCATATCAAAGCTTTACACCAGTGAAAATaggtaaatgtttttatttggtgTTTAAGATAtatgaaacacaaaaataaatatttatgatattGATAATGAAAGCCCAGCAGTGTCAACACTAAAGAGTATAATGGATGGACAGTGAAGCTTTTGTTATCAATATAGAGAGTCCCTTCTGCTCTGACTGGATTCCCCCCaattgctgggggatgtctttctgtaagctATGAATACATGTTGTTCCCACTGGCTAATACATAAGCTGCtttagcctatggcaaggtagcttagaggcaggtggtaAATCCaaggagggagacagaaaagaagaaaggtggaggcagagagacacgaGCCAGCCACCGAAAGAGCAATATTTAATgcgacacaggtaaagccatggaacacgtggtgatacaGAGATTAATAGTTATgcgttgagttaagttataagagctagctagtaagaagcctgccatggccatacaatttataaacaatattaagcctctgcgtgattattttataagcagctgcaggactgtgggtgggagagatttgtcctgaccacgggctgggcaggacacaggaaaacttcgaCTACACCCAAGTCTGTGTATAACGATGTGTTtgggtatacatgcatgtgtatgtatatttgtggggtatatacatatgtgtatgtattcaggtatgcatacatgtacatgttgGTGTCACTCCAGAATCTTACTTTGGGCTGTCACCTCTGTATGAGAAGGCTCCCATGACTAACCTATACCCACTTCCCTTACTAACCACATTCTGTGCCATCTGACTGTGTCTGACGTAAATTAAGGAAACTCAGCAAATATGTTTGACTAGCTAGTGGCAACACATTTTTCAGGCTTCTGGACTTCAACAGATAGAACTCTCTGCCTTCAGGGAACCTACAACAGAGGTGTGGACAGGCAGCTAAAAATTCAGGGGACTCAGTAAGATGGGACAGGACAAGCCCTTCTCCTTGGAGACACTTTATGGAGGGTGAGGGCAGATGAGCAAGCTCACACTTGGCACAACCAGAGGAAGTCTGCTGCATGAAGACTTGAGAAAAGATCCAGACTCATGGACAAGTGTAGACTGTCAGGTACAGGACAACTGTATCACCGGTTCTCCCCACCGCCATGCCACACACAAGGGGCAGGAGGGCGGGCTGGAGAGCAGGCAAGCGTCTCACAGTACCAGAGGGCTGGTGTCTCCGGTCCTCACAGCACTCACTGTGTGATGGCTCTCCTGTCCTCACAGCACGGTGTGATGGCGTCTCCTACACTGTCTAGGGTGGCTGACTGGGAGTCAGCTGTACCTATGAGACCTTCCCACCGCACGGGGCGGTGGACTGGAATTACAGCGAGTCTGTACAACTTCTCACTGAACCCGTCTCCAGCTCCTTATCCCTGTGTATCACAGAGGTGGAGGCGAGTCCTTTCCGAAGGAAAATGTGGATTCCAACGTCTACGGCAGGTACATGCCACACCgtgagacacagagaagcagaaacaggaaggacATTCAAGAGGACGAACAgaaggagagatgactcagtgaaaACCAAAAATGCTGGAATTTGCACAAAGAACTTTTCAATAACTGCCATCAATATGCtaaagacattaaagaaaaagatcatGAAGGTGGATAAACTTGAAAATTTCACCAGGGAATGGAATTCCTAAAAAACGAACTCAAATATGCAGACtataaatcaacaacaacaacaaccctgaaGTAATTCAAGGCTCCAACTGGCTGAATAGACGGTTAGTGCACTCAGGCCAGCTGGGATTGCTCAAAAGTAAGCAGAGTAAGGAAAAAGGTCAGCAGGGCAGACTGAGAAACACAAACCAGAAACTACTCAAAACTAACTTCAAATGGATTCCagagagaggacaaagaaaacacTAGAGAAACATCTCATGTGACAGTGTCACTGCTGCTAAGTTACCAGCTACTGTGGGGTGAACTAAGAAACATCACCACACaatgtggggagagagaagacacagactCTTAGGAGCATCCCAAGGAAGATGAGGTGTTACACTTGGGCAAATAATCACGGGAATGGCGGCTGCATTGCTGAGAAAAACACGGAAGACAGAAGACAACATCTTCACGACAGTACTTCAGAAAACAGTCTTAAAATGCCAGGAGAAAACAGTCATCACCTCATCTCAGTCTGCAGTAAGTATAAGATTATTAACAAGATACTGTGACCCCTAATCCACATGAAATTGCAGAAGTGCAGCGTgtacttttccttctatttggTGTGTGCACAGGTCTATGATGGTCGCATGTGTAtgagcacgtgtgtgcatgtggggggtgGTGCAGAGAAGTGCAGCCCTGACATTTGCCTCAGGCACTTCATTTTGTGCAGCTAGGTctgtcaatcaaacccagagcttgcagaCTGATGATGATAGCCAGCCAGCTTTCCCAGGAATCCCCTATCTCTGTCTATAGGAGGCTGCAATGTCCACCCACCTTTTACACAGGTTTTGGGGATCAGAGTGCTGGGCCTCATACACTGTGGCAAATGCTTTACTCACCAAGCCATCCCCCCATTGCCCTGTGATATGTATTTCTACTTTTAAGGGGCATTTGAGTTTGGCATGGTTAACACAGCATGAGTGGCACGAGGACCACCATGTTGGACATGCACATCTACTGTAACAAGGACAGAAAATGTCACAGAAATCTGTGATGGACTGGCACACAGCTGACACAGACAGCAGCTACGATTTTATAAACAAGAAATATAACAGAGCCCAGGAATTGTCGGCCTGGTTCAGCCGCTGTCCACCAGCAGCATTCTGCTTCCCGGGGCTCCAAAGGGTCGCAGCACATGAAAAGATAAAACAGCAGTTGCCAGCACTCACTCTGGGGGTTGTGAGGCGCTTACTCAAGCATTCCCAACTTCTTTACAATGTATGGCAATCGCTTATGGATCTGTCATCTCTTTAACCTAAATACTCGCTGAGTTTATTGAACAGGCCCTCACAGCACCTCACCCTCAACACCCACTTTGACTTGAGGATTCCCTATGGAGGTGCTGCACTAGTTCAGTCTGGAGGGCTGGTGTGGCTTGATGCTCAGCTGACAGGCCAAAAACCAACACAAAGGAGCTGATCTAAAAACTGTCTGCATTGCCAACTACCAGAAACAGAGGCTGGGGTGTCTAAGGAGTGGGAAGCTGAGGAAATCTGTTTTTTTACCATTTTGCTTTACAACAAGGTCTAGGCAGGAATAACCTGTCATGGCCTACTGCAGCTGTGCTCCAAGCACTATTCTGCTCCTTAGCTCTCTTTACTGTTAATAGTATACATCCACAAAACGAGACAAAGCCCGACTTTCAGTACAACGAGCTGACTTACCTCCTTTCTGAATTTCGCTCCATCGAAACTGATGGCGCCTCACCACTGAGAAGACAGAGTCATAGCCTTCTTCTCGAATCATTTCTGCAACTTTCTGGAGGTCGGTGGGATGTAAACATGGAGACGTGGCTTGGATATTCCCCACAATGTCAACCTCTGAAGACAACacaaagaaaaggcatcaaaCACACACAGTCCTGGTGATCACAAAATACTGAGATCTTAAAGGAAATGTTAACCCAAGTCTTGTGTGATGGTGAACATGGCTACAGATCACATACAATTTGAGTGGAGTAGTCAAACTCATACCATTGTGATAATTAAGGAATTCTACAATGGCGTCGAGTGAGGTAGAGCTGTCTTTGGATGTTTCAGAACTTCTTCGATGAACCTGCGCACCGAACTGTTTGGCCACATTCTCAATTTCATCGTGGTCTGTTGAAACCCACACGCTGTTTGGACAATAAGAAGAAAGTTAAATAACTAAGTCCCCAGGAGAGACTGCCAACAGCAAGACAGAGCTCTGCACCAGCGCACACAACGTGGCACTGGAAAAGCTTTCGTACAACTAGAGCGATACTGATCTAGGCACTGTGGTGCACGCCTGGACCCCGgaggctcaggaagcagagtgggggtggggcaatgtccccaagttccaagccagccaacgCCGCATAGGGTGACCCTATTTCAAAACCCcatcaacaaaaagaaacaaaaacataaagatccaaaacaatgcaaaaataaaaataacacaataaaCTGTTATTTAGGTAGCTCTAGATTATAATTCTATAAACTAGGAAAAAATGAACTCAGTATTTTTAAGATGGTGACAGACTAAGCAAGACAGCACCATAAGTCAAATCCAAGGTGAGTTGAAGGTGATCTGCTTTGTATGCCAATTTAAATAACCTAAAACATCATACATATGAGACTAATACATGTGTAGAAATAAGCTGGACTTGCTTAATTGAAATAGTCTTAAGTTTAGAAAAGAGTAAATATCCAGATCTGGGTTCACAGTGATCAGAAAATTcaactttacttttaaaacacaTGGATACCCGGGCAACAACCACTGATGATACAGCCATGACTGCTCTGGCTGAGGAACATCTGCTGTCATCACCACAATGCACAGCTGCCTGCTTGATTCTCTAAGACCAAGACAGAGAGCAAAGTGCTTCCCTGAACCTTCTGCTttctactttcctgctttctgaACCTTCATAAACGCCCACTTCTAGAAATAGAAGACATGAATATTACTTGAGCCACAATGCTTTAATAATGATAGTATATAGATATTTTCAAGATTTGTAGTCTGTCATATACATGTACTCTTTGCTTTCTGTCCCATTCATTCAGCATTTACCAAGAGAAAAAGAGTATACATGCCATATATCCAAGATcacttaagaaaggaagaaaaaatttcCAACCTGTGGATTTCATTTATTAAGTTCACACATTCCCTTCAGCATTTGTAGAAACAGGATTTAAGGGCCAGGACAATAGTTCTGTGGGTGAGTGTGCTTGCTATACaaacaaaggacctgagttcaaattgcTAGCCTCCATGTacaaaaagccaggcacggtTGCAAGGTGCATGTAACCCAGAACTGTGAAGGACAGAAAGATAAGGATGGCTGAAAATTGGTGGCTGCTGGTCTAGCTCCAAAGTCAGTGAGAGATCCTTCTCAtggaataaagtggagagtgacacCGCAGGACACTTGACATCTTCCCCTGGCACACacccacgcacatgcacacacacacaactgaggaTTTAAATTAAAGGATaaatgttgtgagatatttgattacactatgtgaagatatgACCCAATGTGGGTCACCAGAtgaagtgtttatctaattattctttatccaTAAAAACTCGGgtgtcagatactggggtaagAACcggaatgatcagagaagcagcaaggAAAACATCAGTGACCTCCTATCTCTTTCCTCGATCCAAAAAAGGGTCAAGACTCTAAGCCCCCACTctacttcttcctgtgtctctctatctgttcTCGGTCCTCCAAAAACTCTATGGCTAATTTGGTCAGCTAGCAGCTAGCTCTGCCCtttgattcaaagcaaactttatatCAGTATTGGGAGCATCAGAATCTCCCACAATATGGTTGAGTGTATAGGgctagaaggacagagaggaaaattaaagccacagGTGGCTAATACATACAGTGAagtcagaaaaattacaggcattaGAACAGCTGGTCCAGgggcagttaaatgctcaacatatctAAGAATCAACTAGTAGTTCTTAGAACTCTCCTATATTTACCATTAAAGCAAAATctggcgcctttaatcccagcactcgggaggcagaggcaggcggatctccgtgagttcgaggccagcctggtctccaaagcgagttccaggaaaggcgcaaagctacacagagaaaccctgtctcaaaaaaaccaaaaaaaaaaaaatctgaaaaatggagaatgttaacatttaagagccataaataattcagccaatgCAATCTTTACAGCTTgaaattcccttgccttctctattacctaaaagATTGCCTAccatagtgattgatttaaaagactgcttcttTTCTATACCTTTGcaagaaaaggataaagaaaaatttgccgtCACAGtgcctatttataataattcccagAGTGTTAAAAGATATCAGTGGAAAATTCTTCTACAAGagatgttaaacagccctaccttgtgccaatattttgtaaaacaactattggaaataatttttaaacagtttcactaatctataatttaccattatatggatgatatcttactagctgattcagacTCAGATACCTTAGAAAAAGTGTTTGGAGAGGTGAAAAAATTTTTTGCCttattggggattacaaattgttcctgaaaaatacaaattaattacctaggatataagataggtttacaaaaaattcaaccatagaaagtacaaatcaggagagaccaattacaaactcttaatgattttcaaaaattgctgggagatattaactcaATATATCCAACAATTGGATTGACAACTCAagatttaagtaatttatttcaaaccttacaaggtgatacagacttaaacagtccaagaaaattatcagctgatgctgagagagaattggctttaaCAGAAAAGacattacaggatgcacatgtggatctcttagatccagagcttgatcatattctggttattttaccttttatGCATTTTCctacaggaattcttatgcagatagaagataatatcttagaatggataatTTTACCACACCAACAGAGTAAAAAAGTAAGACTTATGTAGAAAAgatttctgaattgattctgaaaaaaaaattaaacttcatcaattagcaggaatagacccagcagaaattgtggtaccttttactattgctgaaatttcctcattatgggcagaaaatgaacattggtaaagaacttgcagtaattttttttgagagattAGTAATAAATATCCCCAAaccaagagacttcagtttataaaagaaactaaTTGGATCCTTCCTTACATTGTacagggaacaccaatttctggagtccctacattctatactgactcaaataaatcaggaaaggtaGGCTGTAAGTCAGGAAATATAAGtgaagtggctcaaagcccttatgattcagttcaaaagtcagaattatatgttattctcatggtattatagATTTTCCAGAAGCTCTTAATATAGCTAATGACTCTTAATATGCAgaaagttgttttacatattgaaactgctgaacttattccagGATTCACAATtagctttgttatttattcaattacaagaagtgatcagaaatagaaatgcatataacacatatcagatcccatacaggcctaccaggccctctagcacaaagtaatgatgaaattgatcacctattggtaggaaatgtgctagaagtcCCAGgatgtcataagaaacaccatgttaatagcaagAGTTTGAAGAATgattttctatcacttggcaacaaaccaaggaaattataaggaaatgtcctacttgtataaccaaactcactacctgcaggaagtaacccaaagggtactcaaagaaatgaaattttgc
Protein-coding regions in this window:
- the Cmas gene encoding N-acylneuraminate cytidylyltransferase; translation: MDALEKGAATSVPAPRGRPSRGRPPKLQRSRGAGRGLEKPPHLAALVLARGGSKGIPLKNIKRLAGVPLIGWVLRAALDAGVFQSVWVSTDHDEIENVAKQFGAQVHRRSSETSKDSSTSLDAIVEFLNYHNEVDIVGNIQATSPCLHPTDLQKVAEMIREEGYDSVFSVVRRHQFRWSEIQKGVREVTEPLNLNPAKRPRRQDWDGELYENGSFYFAKRHLIEMGYLQGGKMAYYEMRAEHSVDIDVDIDWPIAEQRVLRFGYFGKEKLKEIKLLVCNIDGCLTNGHIYVSGDQKEIISYDVKDAIGISLLKKSGIEVRLISERACSKQTLSALKLDCKAEVSVSDKLAIVDEWRKEMGLCWKEVAYLGNEVSDEECLKRAGLSAVPADACSGAQKAVGYICKCNGGRGAIREFAEHIFLLIEKVNNSCQK